The following are encoded together in the Primulina tabacum isolate GXHZ01 chromosome 18, ASM2559414v2, whole genome shotgun sequence genome:
- the LOC142532146 gene encoding BTB/POZ domain-containing protein At3g56230-like — translation MDCSICSAMPYILRPPRNTICGACYEGARSIITLTNKHDGEKGSDKTGGNTLVSSSNMTKGFANALKWVKEMKEMEDMLNEKISYLGGFAAAFKGQTHTDIQIKPGDNGPSLPAHKALLASRSDIFRNILDSDGCKAPPNDTITLHELNHEEVESLLEFLYSGDLPKEKVEKHVYSLSIAADKYEIPFLQKFCSQHMLGSLNSSNALDILEISDSCSNQSLKETALNFIVRNMEDVVFAARFDAFALKNPHLTVQITRASFMDIKNKRNAV, via the exons ATGGATTGCTCAATTTGTAGTGCGATGCCATATATCCTTAGGCCTCCAAGGAATACAATATGTGGAGCTTGTTATGAAGGTGCAAGAAGTATAATCACTTTGACAAACAAACATGATggtgaaaaggggtctgataaAACAGGAGGAAACACTTTGGTTTCTTCGTCAAATATGACTAAG GGATTTGCAAATGCTTTAAAATGGGTGAAGGAGATGAAGGAAATGGAAGACATGTTAAATGAGAAAATAAGCTACCTCGGTGGATTTGCTGCAGCATTTAAGGGTCAAACTCACACTGATATTCAAATCAAACCCGGAGATAATGGGCCATCTCTACCCGCACATAAAGCATTATTG GCATCAAGATCTGATATTTTCAGAAACATCTTGGATTCTGATGGATGCAAAGCTCCACCAAATGACACGATAACACTTCACGAATTGAATCATGAGGAAGTAGAATCGTTGCTAGAGTTCCTATACAGTGGAGATTTGCCCAAAGAAAAGGTGGAAAAGCATGTTTATTCACTGTCAATTGCAGCAGACAAGTATGAAATCCCATTTCTCCAAAAGTTTTGTTCACAGCATATGCTTGGCTCCTTAAATTCATCCAATGCTCTTGATATTCTAGAAATATCAGATTCTTGCTCAAACCAATCATTAAAGGAAACAGCCTTGAACTTTATAGTTAGAAACATGGAAGACGTAGTTTTTGCAGCAAGATTTGATGCTTTTGCACTTAAGAATCCTCATCTAACTGTACAGATTACAAGGGCTTCATTCATGGAcataaaaaacaaaaggaaTGCGGTTTGA